The window CCGATAATTTTTGTATACGTGTCACGCGGAATGCTGACCATGTCGGTTGTATTCGTTTTTGGGTTAACGGTCATATAAATGAGCGTATCGGCACGGCCCTTATCGCCGTCGCGTTCATCTACACCCATGATTAAGACAGAAAAAGGATCTTTTTTATTGATACTGACCTCTTTATCCCTCTTTTTCGATTTATCAATGCTTTCATGAATACTTGCCACGGTTGATGCTGCTTTATGCCATAAGTAGTATGCATAGCCGCCAGTTCCGAGTACAAATACGGCCACAATGGCTAAAATGACAAGTAATGCCTTTCTTTTTTTCTTTCTTTTTTCAGCTCTCATAATAAAGTCCTCGCTTTTTTGTAATCTAGTACGATTATAAGTTTCTTAATATTTGAAAACAACTAAAATTTGTCTGATTCTTTACAATAGACGGCTCCTTGTAACAAATGTTTCGGTATTTTAAGAAAATCCGCAAAAATTTTTCGTTGTTTTGAAAGAAATCTTAAAATAAGCTTAAAATTGTCGATAAAAAGTGGAGAGGTGATATAGGAATGAAAAAAATTGCTATTTTAATGTTCTCAATGCTGCTTCTTTTGTCTGCGTGCGGCACAGCTCAGAACTCATCAGGAGCAGAAACAAATTCAGACAGCCAGGATGCAACTGCAGAAGAGACAGTAACGAAGGAAGGCACTTTTGCCGGTTTGGCGGACAGCCATACAATTGCAGTCACTATTGATGATAAAGAGACGTCGATTCAGGTTGGTTCAGACCTTCAGGACAAAATGAA is drawn from Bacillota bacterium and contains these coding sequences:
- a CDS encoding LCP family protein, coding for MRAEKRKKKRKALLVILAIVAVFVLGTGGYAYYLWHKAASTVASIHESIDKSKKRDKEVSINKKDPFSVLIMGVDERDGDKGRADTLIYMTVNPKTNTTDMVSIPRDTYTKIIG